Proteins co-encoded in one Halorussus lipolyticus genomic window:
- a CDS encoding rubrerythrin-like domain-containing protein — protein MSLRDPDYDSDADHEYECLRCGTTTRTDSHPGECDDCGTAMRNRGMPFE, from the coding sequence ATGAGCCTCCGCGACCCTGACTACGACTCGGATGCCGACCACGAGTACGAATGCCTGCGGTGTGGAACGACGACGCGCACCGACAGCCATCCCGGCGAGTGCGACGACTGCGGAACCGCGATGCGCAACCGAGGGATGCCCTTCGAGTAA